One window of Prochlorococcus marinus XMU1405 genomic DNA carries:
- a CDS encoding diflavin flavoprotein, whose product MSDINIGLVAENQNLSEFEITENFSCVRFLDQNKERFELEFNLEKGTSFNTFFIRSHEELFIIHPPEKQYLNTFNKVISKFCDQFKLDKINFISGHINPQIIETIKNISTQFQNTTITCSNPGYKLISELWNQRNPTLENFIEIQLPEINIIKKEHNLELDNISLELIPIPTARWPGGLIIYERNQEILLSEKIFSAHIATKYWSETNRVSTEIDRKHFYDCLMAPMSNQVVSITEKISDYDIKTIAPLHGPAIEYSLKSFLNDYIRWGENLSTNNPKIALIYASAYGNTASIGDALAKGINRTSVEVESINCEFTPNDVLVKSIQNADGYLIGSPTLGGHAPTPIVSALGTLLAEGNRDKPVGIFGSFGWSGEAIDLLETKLKDGGFKFSFDPIRIKFSPNKPKIKELEEIGTHFGRKIIKKAKKKPRKSDTGMITSKTDPKLQALGRVIGSLCVLTASKGKDENNIKGAMLASWVSQASFSPPGLSIAVAKDRSVESLLQIGDSFALNILSEKDFKEPLKRFTKPFAPGEDRFEGINIELTPNEQIIIPESLAWLDASVKERMECGDHWVIYAEVQHGNILKSDSLTAVHHRKTGANY is encoded by the coding sequence ATGTCAGATATTAATATAGGCTTAGTTGCAGAAAATCAAAATTTATCAGAATTTGAAATTACTGAAAATTTTTCTTGTGTAAGATTCTTAGACCAAAATAAAGAAAGATTTGAACTTGAATTTAACCTTGAAAAAGGAACCTCTTTTAATACTTTTTTTATTAGAAGTCATGAGGAACTTTTTATTATTCATCCACCTGAAAAACAATATTTAAATACCTTTAATAAAGTAATCTCAAAGTTTTGCGATCAATTTAAATTAGATAAAATCAACTTCATTTCTGGTCATATTAATCCCCAAATTATTGAAACTATAAAAAATATAAGTACCCAATTTCAAAACACAACTATTACTTGCTCTAATCCAGGTTATAAACTTATTAGCGAACTTTGGAATCAAAGAAATCCTACCTTAGAAAACTTTATTGAAATTCAATTACCTGAAATAAACATAATCAAAAAAGAACATAATTTAGAATTAGATAACATTTCACTTGAGTTAATTCCTATACCAACAGCACGTTGGCCTGGTGGCCTGATAATTTATGAACGTAATCAAGAAATACTTCTTAGTGAAAAAATTTTCTCTGCACACATTGCAACTAAATATTGGTCTGAAACGAATCGAGTTAGTACAGAAATTGATAGGAAACATTTTTATGATTGCTTGATGGCACCAATGTCTAATCAAGTAGTATCAATAACTGAAAAAATTTCAGATTATGACATTAAAACTATTGCACCATTACATGGTCCCGCGATCGAATACAGCTTAAAAAGTTTTTTAAATGACTATATTAGATGGGGAGAGAATCTCTCAACAAATAATCCTAAGATCGCTCTGATATATGCAAGTGCATATGGAAATACAGCCTCAATAGGTGATGCATTGGCTAAAGGGATAAATAGAACTTCTGTAGAAGTTGAAAGTATTAATTGTGAATTTACACCTAATGATGTACTTGTAAAATCTATCCAAAATGCTGATGGATATTTAATAGGCTCACCAACATTGGGTGGTCACGCTCCAACTCCAATAGTTAGTGCACTAGGAACATTATTAGCAGAGGGTAATAGAGATAAGCCAGTGGGGATTTTTGGGAGTTTTGGCTGGAGCGGCGAAGCTATAGATTTACTTGAAACAAAATTAAAAGACGGTGGTTTTAAGTTTAGTTTTGACCCTATAAGGATTAAATTCAGTCCAAATAAACCAAAGATTAAAGAGTTAGAAGAAATAGGAACTCACTTTGGAAGAAAAATCATAAAAAAAGCAAAGAAAAAACCCAGAAAATCAGATACTGGAATGATTACAAGCAAAACTGATCCAAAGCTACAAGCTCTTGGGAGAGTAATTGGTTCTCTTTGTGTCCTTACAGCCTCTAAAGGCAAAGATGAGAATAATATTAAAGGAGCTATGCTTGCATCTTGGGTTAGTCAAGCAAGTTTTTCTCCGCCCGGGTTAAGTATTGCAGTAGCAAAAGATAGATCGGTAGAGTCTCTTCTGCAAATAGGAGATTCATTCGCATTAAATATTCTTAGTGAAAAAGATTTTAAAGAACCTTTAAAAAGATTCACAAAGCCCTTTGCACCTGGAGAAGATAGATTTGAAGGAATAAATATTGAATTAACTCCTAATGAGCAGATAATCATTCCTGAATCGCTCGCATGGTTAGATGCTTCTGTCAAAGAAAGAATGGAATGTGGGGATCATTGGGTAATTTACGCCGAAGTACAACACGGTAATATACTAAAATCCGATAGTCTAACGGCAGTTCATCACCGCAAAACAGGTGCTAACTATTAA
- the alaS gene encoding alanine--tRNA ligase: MTSQLIKKIVTGDEIRNAFLKFYSEKLHKIIPSASLIPDDPTVMLTIAGMLPFKPVFLGLKERPSKRATSSQKCIRTNDIENVGVTARHHTFFEMLGNFSFGDYFKREAIQWAWELVTNIYQLSVENIIVSVFHEDEESAKIWRDEIGIHPDRIVKLGEEDNFWSSGKTGPCGPCSELYYDFHPEKGLQNIDLEDGDRFIEFYNLVFMQYNRDPNGKLTDLKCKNIDTGMGLERMAQILQKKQNNYETDLIFPIIQKICEIANIDYFSSDDKNKISLKIIGDHTRAVIHLISDGVSASNLGRGYILRRLIRRMVRHGRLLGITNEFLPHIATVGINLMQNNYPDLKNNNDLILNEIKIEEIRFRETLERGEKLLDDLISSGQKLISGFKAFELYDTYGFPLELTVEIAEEHSISVDVKGFEKEMNVQKERAKAASSNIDLTLEGSLEREIDLFNKTVFNGYKSLLSEAEIKGIFLDSTLVKEAYEGQKVLIVLDQTTFYGESGGQVGDIGTIFSNDVEVLVDNVMRKKNVFLHYGTIKKGKLTIGQKVKTNVSSSNRAKAAANHTATHLLQSALKSVINESVGQKGSLVAFNKLRFDFNSSNPISKDQISKIETLVNSWIMENHALEIKNMSKSEALEKGAVAMFGEKYDDEVRVVNVPGVSMELCGGTHVKTTSELGSFKIISEEGISAGVRRIEALSGQSALDYFSDRNALVNQLSDLLKANPNQLFERVNNLQAELINKNKEIQKMKDEIAYFKCSSIKSSAEIVNSFSILVNQIDGLDGNSLQSAALNLTSHLGNKAIVILGGIPNPENRKLLFVVSLGDDVVKIGLHAGKLINEIARICSGGGGGKPNFAQAGAKDIDKLSDALDYAKNYLQKTLANHSDK, from the coding sequence ATGACATCTCAATTAATTAAAAAAATAGTTACTGGAGATGAGATAAGAAATGCTTTTTTAAAATTTTACAGTGAAAAATTACATAAAATCATTCCAAGTGCATCTTTGATTCCAGATGACCCTACGGTTATGCTCACAATTGCTGGAATGCTACCTTTTAAACCAGTTTTTTTAGGTTTAAAAGAAAGACCATCAAAAAGGGCTACATCTAGCCAAAAGTGCATCAGAACAAACGATATAGAAAACGTTGGAGTTACAGCTAGACATCACACTTTTTTTGAAATGCTTGGTAATTTCTCTTTTGGAGATTATTTTAAACGAGAGGCTATTCAATGGGCTTGGGAATTAGTTACTAATATTTATCAACTTTCTGTTGAAAATATAATTGTGAGTGTTTTTCACGAAGACGAAGAGTCTGCAAAAATTTGGAGAGATGAAATTGGTATTCATCCAGATAGGATAGTCAAACTAGGTGAGGAAGATAATTTTTGGTCATCTGGCAAAACAGGTCCATGTGGACCTTGTTCAGAACTTTATTATGATTTTCATCCTGAAAAGGGTCTGCAGAATATTGATCTAGAAGATGGAGATCGTTTTATTGAATTTTATAATCTTGTTTTTATGCAATATAATCGTGATCCTAATGGAAAATTGACAGATCTAAAATGTAAAAATATTGATACAGGAATGGGTCTTGAAAGGATGGCTCAAATACTGCAAAAAAAGCAAAATAATTATGAGACAGATTTAATTTTTCCTATTATTCAAAAAATTTGTGAGATTGCAAATATTGATTATTTTTCTTCAGATGATAAAAACAAAATTTCTTTAAAAATCATTGGTGATCATACAAGAGCTGTTATTCATTTAATTTCTGATGGAGTATCAGCAAGTAATCTTGGTAGGGGATATATATTAAGAAGGCTTATTAGAAGAATGGTCAGACATGGCAGATTATTAGGTATAACAAATGAATTTTTACCTCATATTGCTACTGTCGGAATTAACTTAATGCAAAATAATTATCCTGATTTAAAAAATAATAATGATTTAATTTTGAATGAGATAAAAATTGAAGAAATAAGATTTAGGGAAACTCTTGAAAGAGGAGAGAAATTGCTAGATGATTTAATTTCTTCAGGTCAGAAATTAATTTCTGGTTTTAAAGCTTTTGAACTTTATGATACTTATGGATTTCCTCTAGAACTTACTGTAGAAATTGCTGAAGAACATAGTATCAGTGTTGATGTAAAGGGTTTTGAAAAAGAAATGAATGTACAAAAAGAGAGAGCTAAAGCTGCTTCAAGCAATATTGATTTGACATTAGAGGGATCATTAGAGCGAGAAATAGATCTTTTTAACAAAACTGTTTTTAATGGTTATAAGTCACTCCTTTCGGAAGCTGAAATAAAGGGTATATTCTTGGATTCAACATTAGTTAAGGAAGCATATGAAGGTCAGAAAGTTTTAATTGTTCTTGATCAGACAACTTTTTATGGAGAATCTGGCGGGCAAGTTGGTGATATTGGAACGATATTTTCAAACGATGTTGAGGTCTTGGTTGATAATGTCATGCGAAAGAAAAATGTTTTTTTACATTATGGAACGATCAAAAAAGGAAAATTAACTATTGGACAAAAAGTTAAGACTAATGTTAGCTCCTCTAATAGAGCTAAGGCTGCTGCAAATCATACAGCTACTCATTTATTACAATCTGCACTTAAATCAGTTATTAATGAAAGTGTTGGACAGAAAGGTTCATTAGTAGCCTTTAATAAATTACGATTTGACTTTAATTCCTCTAATCCTATTTCTAAAGATCAAATTTCTAAGATTGAGACTTTAGTTAACTCTTGGATTATGGAAAATCATGCCCTAGAAATAAAAAATATGTCCAAGAGTGAGGCTCTTGAAAAGGGCGCAGTCGCCATGTTTGGAGAAAAATATGATGATGAAGTGCGCGTCGTTAATGTACCAGGAGTTTCAATGGAACTTTGTGGTGGCACACATGTTAAAACTACATCCGAATTAGGTTCTTTCAAAATAATTAGTGAGGAAGGAATCTCAGCTGGAGTCAGAAGAATCGAAGCATTATCAGGCCAATCAGCATTAGACTATTTCAGTGATAGAAATGCATTAGTAAACCAACTAAGTGATTTGTTAAAAGCAAATCCTAATCAACTTTTTGAAAGGGTTAATAATTTGCAAGCAGAGCTTATTAATAAGAATAAAGAGATACAAAAAATGAAAGATGAAATTGCATATTTTAAATGCTCTTCTATAAAATCATCCGCAGAAATAGTAAATTCTTTTTCAATTTTAGTAAATCAGATTGATGGCTTAGATGGGAATTCTTTGCAATCTGCAGCACTTAATTTAACTTCTCATTTAGGAAATAAAGCAATAGTGATTCTTGGGGGAATACCAAATCCAGAAAATAGAAAGTTATTATTTGTAGTTTCTTTAGGTGATGATGTAGTAAAAATAGGATTGCATGCAGGTAAATTAATTAATGAGATTGCAAGAATTTGTTCAGGAGGTGGAGGAGGAAAGCCTAACTTTGCTCAAGCAGGTGCTAAAGATATTGATAAGTTAAGTGATGCTTTAGATTATGCTAAAAATTATTTGCAAAAAACATTAGCTAATCATTCTGATAAATAA
- the mrdA gene encoding penicillin-binding protein 2 — MIKTSPNKKIISLKRQPLVLVIFSSISFLLILFRLIFLQLLNYESFKKMSDENRIRLIASQPIRGRILDKNGNVLADSRVKYSLIIKPQSIKKNNWEKHKSSISKLLNIDSNIIQKKYSDGQKNKKLSVNILDDLNVDQLIKFKENESKLKSFEIATKVIRNYPYKSLAAHVIGYTQPITESEYKFLSKKGYKLNDLIGRTGIEYFYEDFIRGEWGGEMVEVNSLGNFQRSLGIRPPVQGNDIELTIDLNLQLVAEDVLKDKKAGAIIVMDPRDGAIRAMVSRPNFDLNFFSKDFKPEKEYNNIFNSSEKPLFNRALNAYDPGSVWKIVTALAGLESGKFPSDTMLDTKPCITYGSQCFREHNDLGFGVIGYEDALRVSSNTFFYQIGYGAGVDEIYKVSRKLGFNSLSGIEISEQENIGLVASSKWAKEGRGWGQPGRTPWVPEDIASMSIGQFVVQVTPIQIARAYAAIANGGYLVTPHLTKKDVESRLDKKRVPIDIDPQNIQLIKSGLRKVVESGTGVSINYGVSNLPPVSGKTGTAEDGEGGLDHAWFVCFTPSEKSELLIVAFAQNTPGGGSVHALPMAREILKVWNEKE; from the coding sequence TTGATAAAAACAAGTCCTAATAAAAAAATCATTTCATTAAAGAGGCAACCTTTAGTCTTAGTTATTTTTTCTTCTATTTCGTTTTTATTGATTCTATTTAGGTTAATTTTTTTACAACTTTTAAATTATGAATCTTTTAAGAAGATGTCAGATGAGAATAGGATCAGACTTATTGCTTCACAGCCAATACGCGGAAGAATACTAGATAAAAATGGTAATGTTTTGGCAGATAGTAGAGTTAAATATTCTTTAATAATAAAGCCTCAATCTATTAAAAAAAACAATTGGGAAAAACATAAATCAAGTATTTCTAAATTGTTAAATATTGATAGTAATATAATTCAAAAAAAGTATTCAGATGGTCAAAAAAATAAAAAACTCTCAGTAAATATTCTTGATGATTTAAATGTTGATCAATTAATAAAGTTCAAGGAAAATGAAAGTAAATTAAAAAGTTTTGAAATAGCTACCAAAGTAATTAGAAATTATCCTTATAAGTCCCTTGCTGCTCATGTAATTGGTTATACTCAGCCAATTACTGAATCAGAATATAAATTCTTATCTAAGAAGGGTTATAAATTAAATGACTTAATAGGAAGAACAGGAATTGAATATTTTTACGAAGATTTTATAAGAGGTGAATGGGGCGGCGAAATGGTTGAAGTAAATTCATTAGGAAATTTTCAAAGATCATTAGGTATAAGACCTCCAGTACAAGGTAATGATATTGAACTAACAATAGATCTTAATCTGCAATTAGTTGCTGAGGATGTTCTTAAAGATAAAAAAGCTGGAGCGATAATAGTGATGGATCCAAGAGATGGTGCAATAAGAGCGATGGTAAGTAGGCCTAATTTTGATTTGAATTTTTTTTCAAAGGATTTTAAGCCTGAAAAAGAATACAATAATATATTTAATTCTTCTGAAAAACCTCTTTTTAATAGAGCATTAAATGCTTATGATCCAGGGAGTGTCTGGAAAATTGTAACAGCTTTAGCTGGCTTGGAAAGCGGAAAATTTCCTAGCGATACCATGTTAGATACAAAACCATGTATAACTTATGGGAGTCAATGTTTTAGAGAGCACAATGATTTAGGTTTTGGGGTAATAGGTTACGAAGATGCTTTAAGAGTGTCTAGTAATACATTTTTTTACCAAATAGGTTATGGAGCAGGAGTTGATGAAATTTATAAGGTCTCTCGAAAGCTTGGTTTTAATTCTTTATCTGGAATTGAAATTTCTGAACAAGAAAATATAGGATTAGTAGCTAGTAGTAAATGGGCTAAAGAAGGTAGAGGATGGGGGCAACCAGGGAGAACTCCTTGGGTTCCAGAAGATATTGCGAGTATGTCTATTGGACAATTTGTTGTTCAAGTAACTCCAATTCAAATAGCTAGAGCATATGCAGCGATTGCTAATGGAGGCTATCTAGTTACTCCACATCTGACTAAAAAAGATGTAGAAAGTCGTTTGGATAAAAAACGTGTTCCAATTGACATTGATCCACAAAATATTCAATTGATTAAAAGTGGTCTCAGGAAAGTAGTAGAGTCTGGCACAGGAGTATCAATTAATTACGGAGTTTCAAATTTACCTCCAGTGTCAGGCAAAACAGGAACTGCTGAAGATGGTGAAGGCGGATTAGATCACGCTTGGTTCGTTTGCTTTACTCCCTCTGAAAAAAGCGAATTACTTATAGTTGCTTTTGCACAAAATACTCCTGGTGGAGGATCTGTTCATGCACTGCCTATGGCTAGAGAAATTTTGAAAGTTTGGAATGAAAAAGAATGA
- a CDS encoding diflavin flavoprotein produces MIASAQTSNSKLAQTNDKLTVQSQNFADDSCAIRSLDWDRSRFDIEFGLRNGTTYNSFIIKGEKLAIIDTSHAKFEELWFEELLKKVNPQEVDYLITSHTEPDHSGLIGNLLELNQNITVVGSKLALKFIEDQIHIPFKRLEVKSGEFLNLGTNPNSGLEHNIEFISAPNLHWPDTIFSYDHSTNVLYTCDAFGLHYCSDEFFDTDQKEIYDDFRFYYDCLMGPNARSVMQAIKRIDKLPELKTIAVGHGPLLHNQVNFWKGKYLEWSSNKSKGNDFVSVCYISDYGYCDRLSQAISHGISKADAQVQLIDLRSSDPQELTSLISESKAVVIPTWPVNSDNELKESLGTLFAALKPKQFTAVYDAFGGNDEPIDSLANKLRELGQKEAFSPLRVKNIPDPIVYQQFEEAGTDLGQLINKKKNIASMKSLDSNLDKALGRLSGGLYVVTASQGEGSTFRQSAMVASWVSQASFSPPGITVAVAKDRAIESYMQVGKGFVVNILREDNYQKMFRHFLKRFAPGADRFADVDVISNIAEGGPVLSDSLAFLDCKVSSRLETPDHWIIYGIVENGNVSDLSCKTAVHHRKVANHY; encoded by the coding sequence ATGATAGCCTCTGCCCAGACAAGTAATTCTAAATTGGCACAAACTAATGACAAGTTGACGGTTCAATCTCAAAACTTTGCTGATGATTCTTGTGCCATAAGATCTTTGGATTGGGATCGCAGTAGATTTGATATTGAATTTGGTTTAAGAAATGGAACTACTTACAATAGTTTTATTATTAAAGGCGAGAAACTAGCAATCATTGATACTAGTCACGCAAAGTTCGAAGAATTATGGTTTGAAGAATTACTGAAAAAGGTAAATCCGCAAGAAGTTGATTATCTAATTACTAGCCATACAGAACCTGATCATTCTGGTTTAATAGGTAATCTTTTAGAATTAAACCAAAATATCACAGTAGTTGGATCAAAATTAGCACTTAAATTTATTGAAGACCAAATACATATTCCCTTTAAACGTCTAGAGGTTAAGAGTGGAGAGTTTTTAAATCTCGGAACTAATCCTAATAGTGGTTTAGAACATAATATTGAATTTATAAGTGCACCAAATTTGCATTGGCCAGATACCATATTTTCATATGATCACAGCACAAATGTTCTCTATACATGCGATGCTTTTGGACTCCATTATTGTTCTGACGAATTTTTTGACACTGATCAAAAAGAAATATACGATGATTTCCGTTTTTATTACGATTGCCTTATGGGTCCAAACGCTAGAAGCGTTATGCAGGCAATTAAAAGAATAGATAAACTACCTGAATTAAAAACAATAGCTGTTGGTCATGGGCCTTTGCTCCATAATCAGGTCAATTTTTGGAAAGGAAAATATCTAGAATGGAGTAGCAATAAAAGCAAAGGCAATGATTTTGTGTCAGTCTGCTACATAAGCGACTATGGTTATTGTGATCGACTCAGTCAAGCGATATCTCATGGAATAAGTAAAGCAGATGCACAGGTTCAATTAATAGATTTAAGATCTTCTGACCCGCAAGAATTAACAAGTTTAATTTCCGAATCAAAAGCAGTAGTCATTCCCACATGGCCTGTAAACTCAGATAATGAATTAAAAGAATCTCTCGGTACTTTATTTGCAGCACTTAAGCCAAAACAATTTACTGCAGTTTATGATGCATTTGGTGGAAATGATGAACCTATAGATTCCTTAGCAAATAAATTAAGAGAACTTGGTCAAAAAGAAGCTTTCTCTCCCTTAAGAGTTAAAAATATTCCAGATCCGATTGTTTATCAACAATTCGAAGAGGCTGGAACTGATTTGGGTCAATTGATCAATAAAAAGAAGAATATTGCCTCTATGAAGAGCCTTGATTCAAATTTAGATAAAGCGTTAGGTAGATTAAGTGGAGGATTATATGTAGTAACAGCTAGTCAAGGGGAAGGTTCAACATTTAGACAAAGTGCAATGGTCGCAAGTTGGGTTAGTCAAGCAAGCTTTTCACCACCAGGTATTACAGTTGCAGTAGCAAAAGATAGAGCTATTGAATCATATATGCAAGTTGGTAAAGGTTTTGTTGTGAATATCTTGAGAGAAGATAACTATCAAAAAATGTTCAGACATTTTTTAAAAAGATTTGCCCCTGGAGCTGATAGATTTGCGGATGTAGATGTAATTAGCAACATCGCTGAAGGAGGACCTGTTCTCTCAGATTCACTCGCCTTTTTAGATTGTAAAGTCAGTTCAAGACTAGAGACTCCAGACCATTGGATAATTTACGGAATTGTTGAAAATGGTAATGTTTCTGACTTATCATGTAAGACAGCAGTTCATCACAGAAAAGTTGCTAATCACTATTAA
- the speA gene encoding biosynthetic arginine decarboxylase: MTNFEPKKLKNIWTIEDSISTYNIDKWGDKYFSINSKGNISVTKDIKSENKIDLFKLVKELKSREINPPLIIRFNDILKDRIDALHDSFLKAIKTYKYKNIYQGVFPVKCNQQKNVLEKIIEFGSQWNFGLEVGSKSELLIGLALLENQNSLLICNGYKDKKYIEIATLARKLGKNPIIVIEQRDEVKRIIQAVQELNATPLIGIRAKLSSKSSGRWGKSIGDNSKFGLSIPEIMLTIKELKEANLINEMKLLHFHIGSQISDIAVIKDALQEASQIYVELCKLGAPMQYIDVGGGLGIDFDGTKTSSNTSTNYSLQNYANDVIATIKDSCELNNIKHPTIISESGRAIISHCSVLIFNVLGTSHVSSKLQIFDKKNQQLIISNLLDTFYELKKLKNKKINLSQIIELWNDAKKFKEDCLVAFRLGFLSLAERAYAEELTWACAKEISNNLNNDEINHPDLSEITETLASTYYANLSIFKSIPDSWAINQIFPIVPIHRHLEEPFCKGNFADLTCDSDGKLNNFIDNGKIKSLLNLHKPEENKDYLIGIFMTGAYQEALGNLHNLFGNTNIVHIDINQDNSYKVRNIIKEDSKSEILQLLDYSSASLVESIRINTESAIDQKKLTIEESRKLMDQIEISLRKSSYLSE; encoded by the coding sequence TTGACCAATTTTGAGCCGAAAAAATTAAAGAATATTTGGACTATTGAAGATAGTATTTCGACTTATAACATAGACAAATGGGGAGATAAATATTTTTCTATAAATTCCAAAGGAAATATATCAGTAACTAAAGATATAAAATCTGAAAATAAGATTGATCTTTTTAAGCTTGTCAAAGAACTTAAGAGTAGAGAAATAAATCCTCCATTAATCATAAGATTTAATGATATCTTGAAAGATCGAATAGATGCATTACATGACTCTTTTTTAAAAGCAATAAAAACCTATAAATATAAGAACATTTATCAAGGCGTTTTTCCTGTCAAATGTAATCAACAGAAAAATGTCCTAGAAAAGATAATAGAGTTTGGTAGCCAATGGAATTTTGGTTTAGAAGTAGGAAGTAAATCAGAACTATTAATTGGCCTTGCACTTCTTGAAAACCAAAATTCATTATTAATATGCAACGGATATAAAGATAAAAAATATATTGAGATTGCTACTTTGGCCAGAAAACTCGGCAAAAATCCAATAATAGTTATTGAACAACGAGACGAGGTAAAAAGAATTATTCAAGCAGTTCAAGAACTTAACGCGACTCCATTGATAGGAATTAGAGCAAAGTTATCAAGTAAAAGTAGTGGTAGGTGGGGTAAATCTATTGGAGATAATTCCAAATTTGGATTATCAATCCCAGAAATTATGTTGACAATAAAAGAACTAAAAGAAGCAAATCTTATCAACGAAATGAAATTGCTCCATTTTCATATAGGCAGTCAAATAAGTGATATTGCTGTGATCAAAGACGCATTACAAGAAGCGAGTCAAATATATGTTGAACTATGCAAACTAGGAGCCCCAATGCAATATATCGACGTTGGGGGTGGATTAGGAATAGATTTTGATGGAACTAAAACCTCCTCCAACACTTCTACTAATTATTCTCTCCAAAATTATGCTAACGATGTAATTGCAACTATTAAGGATTCATGTGAATTAAATAATATCAAGCATCCAACCATAATCTCAGAAAGTGGAAGAGCAATAATTAGTCATTGTTCAGTTCTAATTTTTAATGTCTTAGGAACAAGTCATGTCAGTTCCAAACTACAAATTTTTGATAAAAAAAATCAACAATTAATAATTTCAAATTTACTTGATACTTTCTATGAATTAAAAAAACTTAAAAATAAAAAAATAAATTTATCTCAAATAATTGAACTATGGAATGATGCAAAAAAGTTTAAAGAAGATTGCTTAGTTGCTTTTAGATTAGGATTTTTAAGTTTGGCAGAAAGAGCTTATGCCGAAGAACTTACTTGGGCTTGTGCAAAAGAAATTTCTAATAACCTGAATAATGATGAAATCAATCACCCTGATTTATCTGAAATTACAGAAACTCTTGCATCAACTTATTATGCAAATTTATCTATCTTTAAATCTATTCCTGATAGCTGGGCAATAAATCAGATTTTTCCAATAGTACCAATACATAGGCACTTAGAGGAGCCGTTCTGCAAAGGCAACTTTGCAGATTTAACTTGTGATTCAGATGGGAAACTAAACAATTTTATTGATAATGGAAAAATTAAATCACTACTAAATTTGCATAAGCCAGAAGAAAATAAAGATTACCTAATTGGAATTTTTATGACTGGAGCATATCAAGAAGCATTAGGAAACTTGCACAATTTATTTGGCAATACCAACATTGTTCATATAGACATAAATCAAGATAATTCATATAAGGTCAGAAATATTATTAAAGAGGACAGTAAATCTGAAATTTTACAATTATTAGATTACAGTTCAGCTTCTTTGGTTGAATCTATAAGAATTAATACTGAATCAGCAATTGATCAAAAAAAATTAACTATTGAAGAATCAAGGAAATTAATGGATCAAATCGAAATTAGTCTCAGAAAAAGTAGTTATTTATCAGAATGA
- a CDS encoding NADPH-dependent FMN reductase, protein MTETKDLIIITASCGKNLELSEKFLEKSNELKISSEILDLTTLDIPLFNPRIHSKENIPNEIKDLKKKLFKIEKWVICAPEYNGSIPPILSNFIAWLSISGDDFRNLFNGQPIAIATFSGGIGLELLTSLRIQLVHLGSQVLGRQLLSSYSKPIDTKTIEDIIQRLVQMKKLKT, encoded by the coding sequence ATGACTGAAACAAAAGATCTAATAATCATTACGGCTAGTTGTGGTAAAAATCTAGAACTTTCTGAAAAATTTCTTGAAAAAAGTAATGAACTTAAAATAAGTTCTGAAATTTTAGATCTTACCACCCTTGATATTCCATTATTTAATCCAAGAATTCACAGCAAAGAAAATATTCCGAATGAAATAAAAGATTTAAAAAAAAAGCTTTTCAAGATTGAAAAGTGGGTGATTTGTGCTCCTGAATATAATGGATCTATACCTCCCATTCTCTCCAACTTCATAGCATGGCTTTCTATTTCTGGAGATGACTTTAGGAATTTATTTAATGGTCAACCGATTGCAATTGCAACATTTTCTGGTGGCATAGGGTTAGAACTACTTACCTCATTACGCATTCAATTAGTGCATTTAGGAAGTCAAGTATTAGGAAGACAACTTTTATCCTCATATAGTAAACCTATAGATACAAAAACTATTGAAGATATTATTCAAAGACTTGTACAAATGAAAAAACTAAAAACATAA
- the ndk gene encoding nucleoside-diphosphate kinase translates to MTKERTFIAIKPDGVQRGYVSEIIGRFEKKGFKLVGLKQLIPSKELAQNHYGVHRERPFFGDLVDFISSGPVVAMVWEGEGVILSARKLIGATKPLEAEPGTIRGDLAIDIGRNIIHGSDGEDTAKFEIDLWFNEEELCQWETSDSQWRSEN, encoded by the coding sequence ATGACTAAAGAGAGAACCTTTATTGCAATTAAACCAGATGGAGTTCAAAGAGGATATGTTTCTGAGATTATTGGCAGATTTGAAAAAAAAGGATTTAAATTGGTTGGATTAAAGCAATTAATTCCTTCAAAAGAACTTGCTCAAAATCATTATGGTGTACATAGAGAAAGACCCTTTTTTGGTGATTTAGTAGACTTTATTTCAAGCGGCCCTGTTGTAGCAATGGTGTGGGAAGGCGAAGGAGTTATTTTGAGTGCTAGAAAACTAATAGGTGCAACAAAACCTCTGGAAGCAGAGCCTGGAACAATTAGAGGCGATTTAGCTATTGATATTGGGAGGAATATTATTCATGGTTCTGATGGAGAAGATACAGCAAAATTTGAAATTGATCTATGGTTTAACGAAGAGGAATTATGTCAGTGGGAAACTTCTGATTCGCAATGGCGATCTGAAAATTAA